The genomic interval ACTATAATAATGGTAAATTGCGGGAAGAAAATATTTTCAGAAATGATCCGACTGAGCTTGCCATTTTCAGGACGATCTTTGGCTCCACCTTTAATCCGGCCAACTCCAATTTTCTGATCCGGCGCGAATACAATGATTATGGACGGGAAACCGGCTACTTTGTCATCGGTATTCAGGGACGACCCATCTGCTCCAGAATAACTATTTATCGGGATGACCGACGCAAAGATCGAGAGATCCTGCGGGATGATCTGAAGCAGACCATTCTCACCGAACGTCGTTACAAGTATATTGATAATGAGAACCGAACCATTCTGGAAGAATTCAACGCTCAAGGGAAAATGGTCCAGCGGGTAGTCCTGTTCGACCACAATGACATCATTCAAAATTGATATAATCAATTCAATCAGGGGACTTCCCGCGGAAACCCCCGTTATTATTTTTAAAAGGAAGTAAAATGATCATACCTGACCCCATTCAACCCGGTGCAACCATTGCCGTTGTCTCACCCGCCTCCGCCCCCAAACCAGAAAAACTGAAACGGGGAATTGCCTACCTTAAAGCCAAAGGATATAACGTTAAAGAAGGGTCTAATCTGCGGGGAAAACATAAATACCTCTCCGGAAAGGGACCGGAACAGCTGGCTGATCTCCATGCGGCTTTTGCTGATGATAAAGTTGATATGATTATCTGTAGCCGAGGTGGATATGGAACCCCCCGCTATCTGGATGATCTTGATTACGAACTGATCGCCCAGCATCCAAAATTTTTCGTCGGATATTCTGATATTACGGCACTTCAATGTGCCCTTGGAGTTGAGACCGGACTGGTAACCATTTCCGGGGTCATGGCTGCAGTTGAAATGGCTGCAGAGGATGGAATAGACCCTTACACAGAAGCCAGTTTCTGGGATTTAGTCACCAAACCGTTTGCCAGTCAGATTTTGAAAAATCCTGAGGATATTCCCTATAAAACAGTATCCCCAGGGTCTGGTGAAGGTCCTCTGGTAGGCGGTTGTCTTTCTCTCTTCAATAATCTAATGGGAACCCCTTATTTTCCAGATGTTGCCGGTGGAATTATGGTTTTGGAAGATATTGGAGAAAATGTTCAACACATCGATCGTATGTTGAGTCAATTTAAAATGGCCGGCTATTTTCACGGAGAAGACCGAATCAACGGTCTCATGCTGGGACAATTTATAGATACTTGGGAAGAAGCTGATGAGGATGATTTTAGTCTGGCAGAATTAATCCAGGATATTATTGGTGAAGTTGATTTTCCCATTGTTTCCAATGTGGCCTACGGTCATAACATGCGCAAAATGAGTCTACCCCTGGGAGCTACCGTAAAACTGGATGGTGCAGCCGGGAGCTTAACACTATTATGACCATCGAATGGACAGAATGGCTGGGCTATGTGGCATCCGTGGTAGTGGCCGTGTCCCTGACCATGACCAATATCAAGCGCTTGCGTTTGATCAACCTACTGGGAGCCATCGCTTTCATGATTTATGGGGTTGTGTTAAGTCTTTACCCCGTGATGATTGTTAATGCCTTCATTGTCGGGATCAATATCTATTATCTGGTTCGGATCGTCCTGACCCGTGATCAGTTTCACTTGATACCCATATCGTGGGATACCAGTATATTTTTACCGCGTTTCATTGAATTTTATATAAGCGATATCCGTAAACATTTTCCCGATGTGGATATCGAAGCACT from Candidatus Neomarinimicrobiota bacterium carries:
- a CDS encoding LD-carboxypeptidase, which codes for MIIPDPIQPGATIAVVSPASAPKPEKLKRGIAYLKAKGYNVKEGSNLRGKHKYLSGKGPEQLADLHAAFADDKVDMIICSRGGYGTPRYLDDLDYELIAQHPKFFVGYSDITALQCALGVETGLVTISGVMAAVEMAAEDGIDPYTEASFWDLVTKPFASQILKNPEDIPYKTVSPGSGEGPLVGGCLSLFNNLMGTPYFPDVAGGIMVLEDIGENVQHIDRMLSQFKMAGYFHGEDRINGLMLGQFIDTWEEADEDDFSLAELIQDIIGEVDFPIVSNVAYGHNMRKMSLPLGATVKLDGAAGSLTLL